TGACTGAACTGTCCGGAAGCAATACCTGCTTCCGCTCGCCCGCTATAGTTTCAAAAACTCTTATTTCCGGAGTGGTCGCAATATAATGTGAAGGAGTTTGATCCTGAGCTGTCATCCACCACACAATACCGAGACAGAGGAGGACGCTGGCTGCAATACTGACAACAAATTTCCAGGAGATCATAGATCCTACCTGACGTACAGTAGCACCGTCAATATGACTACAGATTTCTCCGTATATACGATGTTGAAGATTTTCAGATATGCTATGTTCCGAAAATTTTTCCCGGTCAAGCTGATCATACCAACGATCGACAAACTGACGTTCGTCAGCCGTGGCACTTCCGTCCCGATACCGTTGTATCAATAAGTTGAATATTTTAGTTTTCACTTTTTTTGTCCCTTTTATCTGTATGTCAGCAAAAAGGATAAAAAGTACTTCAATAAATCATTAAGGTTATATGAAAGAATTATGAACAGCTACCTAAGGTTTGAGCCATTCTTGCAAGGATTGCACAAAAAGTAAAAAAAGAGGGCCGTATACATCTTTTGACCGGGCAGTCAGTCCCCTCTGAAGACGTTTGGTAGCTTCGGTTAAATTGTTTTTTACGGTTTGCTCAGATAGATTAAGTCTTCTGGCAATTTCTTTAATGCTATAATGTTCCCAGCGTAACAATACGGCCTGCTGCATATTATTAGGCATTGCTTCCAGCTCCTCCTCCAATAGTTTTTCCATGGCAAGATAAGTCTCCATTTCCTCCGGATGCTGCTGTACATAATCAAACATATGCGCAGCTAGTCCATCCAACAACTTTTGCTGAGCTTTATTGGAGTTAAAAAAATCTATGAGTTTAAATTTCAGCATACCATAGAGATATGCACGCAGATTCATTTCGGTATCTAAAGCAGACCGTCGCTCCCAGAACTGAACAAACAACTCCTGAAGAATGTCTTCTGCCTGCTGCTCATCGCGAAGACGTTTTACAGCATGGATATACAGTTCTCTCCAATAACAATGGTAGATTTCGGCAAATGCAGATCTGTCGTCTTGTTCTCTGACGGAGACCAACCATTGCTGATGTAAACGTCTTGTTTCAGGCATATGCTCCAAATGTAAAATATTCATATTAAGCCAATATTAAAAAATCATACCGTATACATTATATAGCAGTCAGGACGAAGACGATATGAAGATAAGGACAGAAGAAAATAAC
The Sphingobacterium spiritivorum genome window above contains:
- a CDS encoding RNA polymerase sigma factor, producing the protein MNILHLEHMPETRRLHQQWLVSVREQDDRSAFAEIYHCYWRELYIHAVKRLRDEQQAEDILQELFVQFWERRSALDTEMNLRAYLYGMLKFKLIDFFNSNKAQQKLLDGLAAHMFDYVQQHPEEMETYLAMEKLLEEELEAMPNNMQQAVLLRWEHYSIKEIARRLNLSEQTVKNNLTEATKRLQRGLTARSKDVYGPLFLLFVQSLQEWLKP